AACATGAGAAACACACCGACTACCGCTAGTGCGGGCACCGAGATGTAGAGCAGTGCCCGTGAGAGATTGATCAGCTCCCACTGAAAATACAGTGTCTTGAAATGTTCGCGCGCCTCGCCGAAGAACTTCAACAGCGAGAGCAGTTCGTCGAGCGCCTCGCTCGCCTCGCTTGACAGCGCTTCGCCGTGTCGGTGGCGTATCCGGCGGGCCGCATAGATTTTCCACGAGTAGTTGAAGTTGAGCGCTGCGGCCATCACATCGAACTTCCCGAACTGTGCGCCGTCGAGTTCGTTCCTCACTGTCTCCGCGTTCCGTGTGACGTCGTCGACGAACCCTTCGACCAGTTCGGTACGATCCGCATCATGGTCGGCCACCATTGCCTCGGTGAGTCGGGTGGCTCGGTCTTCGATTCCGCTGACGAGCTCAGCGAGGAACGCCGCGGGCTCCGGCTCACTGACACCGACCCCGAGTTTCGATTCGACATCGGTTTGGAACTCCATTGCCTCCTGCATTCGATCCCGCTGGTCGCCGACAGCACCGAGTTCCTGTGAGAGCACGAGCTGGTTGATCGTGACGACGATAGATGTACCAGTGATAATCGCGCCGATGAACGGCGAAAATAGCCATCTGAGACCCGTTTCGGTGGCCGCGATCTGGCGGAGGGAAGCCAGTCCAAGCTGACTCGCAACGACGAGGAGACAGAACACTGCGCCGAGGATGACTGCAACCAGAAGCCATCGGTTGACATGGATCAGCAGGGACATCCAGTAGTTGCTGCCTTCAGTCCGCTGTTCGAGACGATCACTCGGCGTTGACTCGCTCATCCGGTGTCGCTACCGACGGGCGAGACCCCCAAAACAGTCCGGAGCCTTCGGACTGAGGGACAGTCGACAGTGCTGGCCAGTCGAGCGTTACGACTTGTCGTCTTTGAGTTCGTCCAGCTCGGCTTCGACCTCAGCGTCTTCGAGTTCGGCATCCACGTCGACGTCGCCGTCGGCGTTCAGTTCCTCGTCGAGGTCGGTCGACTCCTCGGTGTCGGTCTCCGGTTCTTCCTCGGCGGGTGCTTTCCCCATCTCGGCTTTCAGCGTGTCGAGTTCGGAGTCGACCTCCCGGCTTGAGGAGAGCTCTTCGAGTTCGCGGTCGATGCTGTCCTTATCCGAGAGGGCGTCCTCGAAGGCACCCGAATCCTCCAGTTCGTCCATCGCTTCCGAGCGGGCCTCCATCTCGTCGGTCTGCTCCTCGGCGCGCTCGATAGAGCGGGCGACATCGTCCATCTCGTCGCCAACGCCGGTCATCGCTTCCGAGACGCGCGTGGAGGCTTCGGCGGCCTCGTAGCGCGCCTTCATGGTTTCCTTTTTGGTTCGGAACTCCTCGATGCGACCCTGGAGTTTGTTCTTTTTCTCGACGAGGTTGTCCTGTGTATCCTGGAGATTGGCGATCTGTCCCTCCAATTCCTCGATCTGGGACATCTTTGATTTCTTCTTTTCGAGTGCCTGGCGGGCGAGGTCGTCACGGTCCTGCTGGACGGCCTCGCGGGCCTGACTGTTGTGTTTCTCGACGTTCTCTTCGAGCCTGCGTTTCTGGATCTCCAGTCGCTTTTTCTGGGTCGTCAGGTCCGCAATTCCCTGTTTGACGTCCTGGAGTTCGTCACGCATCTTCTCGTAGGAGTAGTCGAGCGACTCGCCGGGGTCCTCCGACCGGTTGAGCAACGCGTTGATTTTCGACCGGATGACGTAGGAGGTGCGCGAAAGGATTCCCATAGCCGCCTTTGGGACACACGGGGCTTAAATCCTCATACAGTCGATAGCTTTCAGCGCCGATTTCGCCGCCAATCACACCTCCCATCCTCTGTGACTATTGAAAAAACCGACAGGATGAGAAATGATTTACACGATGAGTACTCAGTACTGAGTAAATACTTCGAGTCATGAACGAGACAGAAGAGTTTGACATCGTCGAGGAAAGCGACAGCGAGAAGGAACGGAAGGCCGCTGGCCCGTACGGCGATGACGGCATTGTCGAGGAAAGCGAGTCGGATAAAGAACGCAGAGCAGCCGGTCCGTACGGTGACACGGGCGTCGTTACCGAGAGCGACACCGACGACAATGCGAAGTCGAACGAACCGTACGGTGACGACCTCGTCGAAGAGCGTGACACCGATGACAACGCGAAGTCAAACGAGCCGTATGGCGACGAGTTCGTCGACGAACCCATCGAAGACGGCGCGTAGTCGGCACCACGCGATTGAATCGGCTGTTGGTTTCGTTTGAACCGGATTGGTCGACCGCAAAAACAGCCATCACTGGCAGGCCCCTCGGTCGGACAATGGCCAAGCGTATCTACAGTATCGACGCGATGCGGATCGTTGCGATGCTGTTTGTGGTCATGATTCACACCGACCCGTTTGCGGGTGTCACCGAGTACGGGAACATGATCACGTTCGTCATCAAAACCACCGGCCGGTTCGCGGTGCCATTCTTTTTCATTACGTCGGAGGGTGTCATAGAATAGTTCTCATAGCGTGATGACGGTGCTTCCTGGATTGTCTCCGCGTTCGTCGTTGGTGATCGCAATAACGAGACGAAGGCACAGCGCGAGGAACACTTGTGCTCGTGCGTGGACGCGGCCTCGGGCGCGAACGTGCCCGAGGCCGCAGTCCTTGACGGCGTCGTTGGTTCGTTCGACTCCACTCCGGCGGTTGTACGTCTCGTCTAGCGTCGATTGCTTCAGCTGAACGTCCTCGCTGTGTTCGTCGATGCGGGCTTCGACCCTGTACTCGATGTCTTTCGGATCGTCGGTGTTTCGTGCGTTGTACGGAGCGACTGGCACGACCCCTGCGGCCAGCAGGTGGTCGTGCCAGCCGAGCGTGTCGTAGGCGCTGTCTCCAAGCATCCAGATCGGTTTCTCGACGGCGAGCGCGTCACACGTGACGCGCATCGCCGTCTCCTCTGGCGCTTGCTTGCTCTCGGTGAACTCCGCGGCAATCGGGATCTTTTGCCCGGTCGAGACGATCGTACAGCCGTAGCCGTGGTAGTACTCTTCGGCGGTTGGATCGTAGCCTTTCGACGCGTCTTGGTCGGCGGGCATCGTCCTCACGTCGGTGGAATCGATGGAGTAGGTCAAGTCGAGCAGGCCGCGGCAGGCGGCCTGCTCGACGAGGCGGTCGAAGACCTCGTCGACGACGTGTTCGAGGTCGGTGAGGAAGCGATCGACCGCGTCTCTCGACGGCGGTCGATCGAAGCCACAGCTGAGCCAGACGACCGTGTTCTGGAGTTCTCGCGTGACTGGACGGATGCCGTAGACGTTCTTGTAGTAGCAGTGCAGGAACGCTCGGAAGAGTGCTGGTGGGTGATGATCTCGTGTTCGCCCCCGGCGAGCGGGGGCGAACACATCGAATTCTTCGAGAAAGTCGAACTCAAGATGCTCGAACAACGCGAGCGTCTCGGTCGCCATTACATTGAAGAACTCGTCGATAGAAGTCTCCTCTTGCAGGATGCTGGCGCTCGTAGACACAGTTCCAACATCCTGCGTCTTCGTGTGTGACGCTTTCTATGACACCCTCTACGTCGGAGGGTGTCATAGAATAGTTCTCATAGCGTGATGACGGTGCTTCCTGGATTGTCTCCGCGTTCGTCGTTGGTGATCGCAATAACGAGACGAAGGCACAGCGCGAGGAACACTTGTGCTCGTGCGTGGACGCGGCCTCGGGCGCGAACGTGCCCGAGGCCGCAGTCCTTGACGGCGTCGTTGGTTCGTTCGACTCCACTCCGGCGGTTGTACGTCTCGTCTAGCGTCGATTGCTTCAGCTGAACGTCCTCGCTGTGTTCGTCGATGCGGGCTTCGACCC
This sequence is a window from Halohasta litchfieldiae. Protein-coding genes within it:
- a CDS encoding PspA/IM30 family protein, producing the protein MGILSRTSYVIRSKINALLNRSEDPGESLDYSYEKMRDELQDVKQGIADLTTQKKRLEIQKRRLEENVEKHNSQAREAVQQDRDDLARQALEKKKSKMSQIEELEGQIANLQDTQDNLVEKKNKLQGRIEEFRTKKETMKARYEAAEASTRVSEAMTGVGDEMDDVARSIERAEEQTDEMEARSEAMDELEDSGAFEDALSDKDSIDRELEELSSSREVDSELDTLKAEMGKAPAEEEPETDTEESTDLDEELNADGDVDVDAELEDAEVEAELDELKDDKS
- a CDS encoding acyltransferase family protein, which translates into the protein MAKRIYSIDAMRIVAMLFVVMIHTDPFAGVTEYGNMITFVIKTTGRFAVPFFFITSEGVIE
- a CDS encoding transposase, with the translated sequence MATETLALFEHLEFDFLEEFDVFAPARRGRTRDHHPPALFRAFLHCYYKNVYGIRPVTRELQNTVVWLSCGFDRPPSRDAVDRFLTDLEHVVDEVFDRLVEQAACRGLLDLTYSIDSTDVRTMPADQDASKGYDPTAEEYYHGYGCTIVSTGQKIPIAAEFTESKQAPEETAMRVTCDALAVEKPIWMLGDSAYDTLGWHDHLLAAGVVPVAPYNARNTDDPKDIEYRVEARIDEHSEDVQLKQSTLDETYNRRSGVERTNDAVKDCGLGHVRARGRVHARAQVFLALCLRLVIAITNDERGDNPGSTVITL